In the genome of Bradyrhizobium sp. CIAT3101, one region contains:
- a CDS encoding aminotransferase class V-fold PLP-dependent enzyme: MTVRAGREFLAIPGPTTMPDAVLQAMHRPAIDIYSREMLDLTESLLRDISGLFATKGKSYIYIANGHGAWEAALSNVLSRGDKVLVLESGRFAIGWGNAAALMGAEVEVLKGDWRRAVRPHEVEERLRRDTEHKIKAVVVVQIDTASGVQNDIEAIGKAIKAAGHPALYMVDTVASLGCMPFEMDKWGVDVAMSGSQKGLMTPPGLGFVAASARAQEVHRRANMATPYWSWSEREGTENYRKYAGTAPVHLLFALRQAIDLIHEEGLENAFRRHALLGEATRRAVGAWTEGQVLGFNVAEPHERSNTVTTVTMTTGHDPAVLQRYCKEKCGVVLGTGIGDLSGQAFRIAHMGHVNAPMLLGTLGVIEVGLNALKIPHGKGGLEAAVAYLGEQVAV, from the coding sequence ATGACCGTTCGCGCGGGCCGGGAATTTCTGGCCATCCCCGGGCCCACCACGATGCCCGACGCGGTGCTGCAGGCGATGCATCGTCCGGCGATCGACATCTATTCCAGGGAGATGCTCGACCTGACCGAGAGCCTGCTGCGCGACATCTCTGGTTTGTTCGCGACCAAGGGCAAGTCCTACATCTACATCGCCAACGGCCACGGCGCCTGGGAAGCCGCGCTGAGCAACGTGCTGTCGCGCGGCGACAAGGTGCTGGTGCTGGAGAGCGGACGGTTTGCGATCGGCTGGGGCAATGCGGCAGCCTTGATGGGCGCCGAGGTCGAGGTGCTCAAGGGCGACTGGCGCCGCGCCGTGCGGCCGCACGAGGTCGAGGAGCGGCTGCGCCGCGACACCGAGCACAAGATCAAGGCCGTGGTCGTCGTTCAGATCGACACCGCCTCGGGCGTGCAGAACGACATCGAGGCGATCGGCAAGGCCATCAAGGCGGCCGGCCATCCCGCGCTGTACATGGTCGACACCGTCGCCTCGCTCGGCTGCATGCCGTTCGAGATGGACAAATGGGGCGTCGACGTCGCGATGTCCGGCTCGCAAAAGGGCCTGATGACACCGCCCGGCCTTGGCTTCGTGGCCGCCAGCGCACGCGCGCAGGAGGTCCACAGACGCGCCAACATGGCGACGCCGTATTGGAGCTGGAGCGAGCGCGAGGGCACGGAGAATTATCGCAAATATGCCGGCACCGCACCGGTGCATCTGCTGTTCGCGCTGCGCCAGGCCATCGATCTCATTCACGAGGAAGGGCTGGAGAACGCGTTCCGCCGCCACGCCCTGCTTGGAGAGGCCACGCGACGCGCCGTCGGTGCGTGGACGGAGGGCCAGGTGCTCGGCTTCAACGTCGCCGAACCTCACGAGCGCTCCAACACCGTGACCACGGTGACCATGACCACCGGCCATGATCCCGCGGTGCTGCAGCGCTATTGCAAGGAGAAATGCGGCGTCGTGCTCGGCACCGGCATCGGCGATCTCTCCGGACAAGCGTTCCGCATCGCCCATATGGGCCATGTCAACGCACCGATGCTGCTCGGCACGTTGGGCGTGATCGAGGTCGGCCTCAACGCGCTGAAGATCCCGCACGGCAAGGGCGGGCTCGAGGCGGCGGTGGCGTATCTGGGCGAGCAGGTGGCGGTGTAG
- a CDS encoding thermonuclease family protein: MLRKFLIALSLLSLPSLAQAADITGTAKVRDGDSVLIGNTRIRLGGIDAPSADQLCLNNKSERWTCGVAARDELAKYTEGKNWVCHARSIDRRGRTVARCEVGGEDIQKWLVRSGWALAYVRISKDYEADEAAAREAKAGMWQGAFIAPWDWRVRNKKTTILGATKPPEGAHSVLLASASGPVAPSPDCTIKGNVNTAGECIYHTPTSRWYTQIKMKISKGTRWFCSVEEAEAAGCRETKR, translated from the coding sequence ATGTTGCGAAAATTCCTGATTGCGCTGTCTCTGCTCAGCCTGCCTTCGCTGGCGCAGGCGGCCGACATCACCGGCACCGCCAAGGTCCGTGATGGCGATTCCGTCCTGATCGGCAACACGCGGATCCGGCTTGGCGGCATCGACGCGCCATCGGCCGACCAGCTCTGCCTCAACAACAAATCCGAGCGCTGGACCTGCGGCGTCGCCGCACGCGACGAACTCGCCAAATACACCGAGGGCAAGAACTGGGTCTGCCATGCCCGCTCGATCGACCGGCGCGGCCGCACGGTGGCGCGCTGCGAGGTCGGCGGCGAAGACATCCAGAAATGGCTGGTGCGCAGTGGCTGGGCGCTGGCCTATGTCCGCATCTCCAAGGACTACGAGGCCGACGAAGCTGCCGCGCGTGAGGCGAAAGCCGGGATGTGGCAGGGCGCCTTCATCGCCCCCTGGGACTGGCGCGTGCGCAACAAGAAGACGACGATTCTGGGCGCCACCAAGCCGCCCGAAGGCGCCCATTCGGTGCTGCTCGCCTCGGCCTCGGGGCCGGTTGCGCCCTCGCCGGACTGCACCATCAAGGGCAACGTCAACACCGCCGGCGAGTGCATCTACCATACCCCGACCAGCCGCTGGTACACCCAGATCAAGATGAAGATCAGCAAGGGCACCCGCTGGTTCTGTTCGGTCGAGGAGGCCGAGGCCGCCGGCTGCCGGGAAACCAAGAGATAG